From the genome of Alosa alosa isolate M-15738 ecotype Scorff River chromosome 20, AALO_Geno_1.1, whole genome shotgun sequence, one region includes:
- the LOC125285395 gene encoding gap junction beta-3 protein-like: MDWKGLEGLLSGVNKYSTAFGRIWLALVFVFRVMIFVVAAERVWSDDQKDFDCNTLMPGCANVCYNYTFPISHIRLWALQLIFVTCPSFMVVMHVWYREDRERKYRAKHGDAVRLYDNPGQKHGGLWWTYLLSLFFKTSIEVLFLYLLHYIYKNFDMPRKVTCDMWPCQHQVDCYIARPTEKRIFTYFMVGASAVCIVLNICEVLYLISMRVLHCVNK, from the exons ATGGATTGGAAGGGTCTGGAAGGTCTCCTTAGTGGAGTGAATAAGTACTCTACAGCCTTTGGCCGAATCTGGCTGGCGCTGGTGTTTGTTTTTCGTGTCATGATCTTTGTGGTGGCAGCTGAGCGTGTGTGGAGCGATGATCAAAAGGATTTTGACTGCAACACACTGATGCCAGGGTGTGCCAACGTCTGCTATAACTACACTTTCCCCATCTCACACATCCGCCTGTGGGCTCTACAACTCATATTTGTCACCTGTCCTTCTTTCATGGTGGTGATGCATGTGTGGTACCGTGAGGATCGTGAGCGCAAATATCGTGCCAAACATGGCGATGCTGTGCGTCTTTATGATAACCCAGGACAGAAGCATGGCGGTCTGTGGTGGACTTACCTTCTTAGCTTGTTCTTCAAGACGAGCATTGAGGTGCTTTTCCTTTATCTACTGCATTACATTTACAAAAACTTCGATATGCCCCGCAAGGTGACCTGTGATATGTGGCCGTGCCAACACCAAGTAGACTGCTACATTGCCCGCCCTACCGAGAAGCGGATCTTCACATACTTTATGGTCGGTGCCTCAGCAGTCTGCATTGTGCTCAACATTTGTGAGGTTCTCTATCTTATTAGCATGCGTGTGTTGC attgtgtgaacaaatag
- the tmem54b gene encoding transmembrane protein 54b, which translates to MSASSARSWSVAYAGIGACCGRLKEPKALMKFGLSVVLIGHVNFLLAALVHGAVLRHINLHPQARGMEYAISNVIAMVAGLTGVIIGIMAIVLSKNNSRRALTWGLWALSLVSALLAAASAAGLLYSTVRAIVNRGRSLLTHCRFPDVIGSYSYITNECPFDPTRIYSTTLILWFPLIVMSVVQLIYSSWCLSACSSFLGLSCCLRHKPPREINRPHVRGHHNENQARPPEQHELLAQAQPLPRSLQSSSQPSRASQVSRDSFWI; encoded by the exons ATGTCAGCTAGCTCTGCACGTAGCTGGTCAGTAGCCTATGCAGGAATTG GTGCATGTTGTGGACGCCTGAAGGAGCCTAAAGCCCTGATGAAGTTTGGCCTAAGTGTGGTGCTCATAGGTCATGTAAACTTCCTGTTGGCAGCATTGGTCCATGGTGCAGTGCTGCGGCACATCAACCTGCACCCACAGGCGCGAGGAATGGAGTATGCCATCTCTAATGTTATTGCCATGGTTGCAGGACTAACG GGTGTCATCATTGGTATAATGGCCATCGTATTGTCAAAAAACAACTCTCGTCGAGCGCTT ACGTGGGGATTGTGGGCACTGAGCTTGGTCTCCGCTCTGCTGGCTGCAGCCTCAGCAGCTGGGTTGCTCTACTCCACAGTGAGGGCAATTGTCAATCGTGGCCGGAGCTTGCTGACTCATTGCCGTTTCCCAGATGTGATCGGGTCCTACTCCTACATCACAAATGAGTGCCCTTTTGACCCTACCCGTATatat aGCACCACTCTGATCCTGTGGTTTCCTCTGATTGTGATGAGCGTGGTGCAACTCATATACTCCAGCTGGTGCCTCTCTGCCTGCTCATCTTTCCTGGGCCTTTCCTGCTGCCTTAGACACAAGCCACCCCGAGAGATAAACAGGCCT CATGTCAGAGGTCACCACAATGAAAATCAGGCACGTCCTCCTGAGCAGCATGAGCTCCTTGCACAAGCACAGCCACTGCCCCGTTCTCTCCAGTCTTCTTCACAGCCCAGCCGTGCCTCCCAGGTCAGCCGAGACAGCTTCTGGATCTGA
- the LOC125285006 gene encoding gap junction beta-4 protein-like: protein MNWAFLQGLLSGVNKYSTAFGRIWLSVVFIFRLMVFLVAAEKVWGDEQGNFDCDTRQPGCKNVCYDHFYPIAYSRLWSLQLIFVTCPSLLVLLHVAYRDDRERKNQLKNGEDCRKLYEDTGKKRGGLWWTYLFSLFFKLAVDGVFIFLVFYIYEENFFPLVVKCKEAPCPQAVNCFISRPTEKRIFTIFMVITSCCCILLTLLEMVYLMGKRCKELATTRSGYRHQGHIASLTNSQAQNAHNESMVKDHQVEGSAPAYKA from the coding sequence ATGAACTGGGCCTTTTTGCAGGGTCTCCTCAGTGGGGTCAACAAATACTCAACAGCGTTTGGCCGTATTTGGCTCTCTGTTGTGTTCATCTTCAGATTGATGGTGTTCCTTGTGGCTGCTGAGAAGGTATGGGGGGACGAGCAGGGGAACTTTGACTGTGACACAAGGCAGCCAGGTTGTAAGAACGTCTGTTACGATCACTTCTACCCCATTGCCTATTCACGGCTCTGGTCACTGCAGCTAATCTTTGTCACCTGCCCTTCACTGCTGGTTTTGCTGCATGTGGCCTACCGTGACGACCGTGAGCGAAAGAACCAGCTGAAGAATGGTGAGGACTGCCGAAAGCTCTATGAAGACACTGGAAAAAAGCGTGGTGGACTCTGGTGGACCTATTTATTCAGCCTGTTCTTCAAGTTAGCAGTGGATGGTGTTTTCATTTTTCTGGTGTTCTACATCTATGAAGAAAATTTCTTTCCACTGGTGGTGAAATGCAAAGAAGCACCTTGCCCGCAGGCTGTAAACTGTTTCATCAGCCGTCCCACAGAAAAGCGTATCTTCACCATTTTTATGGTCATCACCAGTTGTTGTTGTATCCTACTTACATTGCTTGAGATGGTCTACCTGATGGGAAAGCGCTGTAAGGAGTTGGCAACCACTCGCTCTGGTTACAGACATCAAGGACACATTGCATCTCTAACAAATTCTCAGGCACAGAATGCCCATAACGAGTCCATGGTAAAGGACCATCAGGTAGAGGGAAGTGCCCCTGCCTATAAGGCTTGA